The proteins below come from a single Raphanus sativus cultivar WK10039 unplaced genomic scaffold, ASM80110v3 Scaffold5560, whole genome shotgun sequence genomic window:
- the LOC130507756 gene encoding uncharacterized protein LOC130507756, with amino-acid sequence MKLKQTNAMFMVLALILALVFLQSEAGNYCPLENINSIPGCFDALKAASGNDTRRLTRDCCRAVFSVNSDTCYLLLFPGKAYPIKMFRNICLNVN; translated from the coding sequence atgaaactaaagCAAACCAACGCGATGTTTATGGTCTTAGCCCTAATCTTGGCATTGGTTTTCCTACAATCAGAAGCTGGTAATTATTGTCcgttagaaaatataaatagcaTACCAGGATGTTTCGATGCGTTGAAAGCAGCATCGGGCAATGATACCAGAAGGCTAACAAGAGATTGTTGCAGAGCAGTCTTTTCAGTAAACTCTGATACTTGCTACTTGCTTCTCTTTCCTGGCAAAGCTTACCCTATTAAGATGTTCAGAAACATTTGTCTTAATGTTAATTAG